The proteins below are encoded in one region of Thermosulfurimonas marina:
- a CDS encoding DUF4340 domain-containing protein codes for MSPRNLFFLSGLLLLLVLMYVIAQRAERPEALKGRVFVRVGQPDWSRADEVRVWFGKERRQGFRLIFGDGRWEVLPLEGKGFPRPAKEGLVRDLLKDLAELSGERRMEGRDYFARVALTPETALHLEGLREGRKLFSLLLGKRGPYWESTFFRLEGSEVIYLSPENLLARFEIWKEAPQPPKLDPWVDLTVLSPAPSGLESLVLYREGKEVFRLQREEEGFVWQRGKETRKLAAKEVEKRLREVFPLFAEEVVPPKKIPPRFRLVVKTSLREEELQVAPSGKVVFVRRGPYLFRVKAEDWKKIETLF; via the coding sequence ATGAGTCCGCGAAATCTATTTTTCCTCTCCGGCCTCCTTCTCCTCCTGGTCCTCATGTACGTGATCGCTCAGCGGGCCGAGCGCCCGGAGGCCCTCAAAGGGAGGGTTTTTGTGCGGGTGGGGCAGCCGGACTGGTCCCGGGCCGACGAGGTACGGGTCTGGTTCGGGAAGGAGAGGAGGCAAGGCTTTCGGCTGATCTTTGGAGACGGACGCTGGGAGGTTCTCCCTCTTGAAGGAAAGGGGTTTCCGCGGCCGGCCAAGGAGGGACTGGTCCGGGACCTCCTTAAGGATCTCGCCGAACTTTCCGGGGAAAGACGCATGGAGGGGAGGGATTATTTTGCGCGGGTGGCTCTTACCCCGGAAACAGCCCTCCATCTCGAAGGCCTACGGGAAGGACGAAAACTTTTTTCCCTTCTGCTCGGCAAACGCGGACCTTACTGGGAAAGCACCTTTTTCCGTCTGGAGGGCTCCGAGGTCATCTATCTCTCCCCGGAAAACCTTCTGGCTCGCTTTGAGATTTGGAAGGAGGCCCCGCAGCCCCCTAAGCTTGACCCTTGGGTGGACCTTACCGTGCTTTCCCCGGCGCCTTCAGGGCTGGAGTCCCTGGTCCTTTACCGGGAAGGGAAGGAGGTCTTTCGTCTCCAGCGCGAAGAAGAAGGGTTTGTCTGGCAAAGAGGAAAAGAGACCCGCAAACTCGCCGCCAAGGAGGTGGAAAAACGGCTGCGCGAGGTCTTTCCTCTTTTCGCGGAGGAGGTGGTGCCCCCAAAGAAGATCCCTCCACGCTTTCGCCTGGTGGTAAAAACCTCTCTGCGGGAAGAGGAATTGCAGGTGGCCCCTTCCGGAAAAGTGGTTTTTGTGCGCCGGGGGCCTTATCTTTTCCGGGTAAAGGCTGAGGACTGGAAAAAAATCGAAACGCTCTTTTAG
- a CDS encoding Wzy polymerase domain-containing protein yields MNEDLRSYIENRLKEAELYAKQGLVDEALEVYRDLRNLVSEEENGLKQEIQKRIFELEAFKGVVSEEETPQDSFEERLKKALILKEGAFYQQAIRLLEDLAQENPNPEVYRHLAECLAALGQHEKAANCLKQALRHFPLSPENRLEFVELQKKLAEELEKAYEFEQALLVYQKLKEELLGEEKVQAEEKIAFLQELVQGAAQLKFLFKEKILTPSIGKEALEIARETGSSVESVLIEKFGISKDLIGQALSRFYNCPFWEFKEDLLLGKPQCLEGVKESFLRQLLVAPLAKDDGRLALVMANPFDLGAIEQAKKILQVKEFEIMVAIREDILKLLDYYYGKLEYFEAPELEILPEEEPVEEEEELPEDQESVVVQFANYVLEEAYNRGASDIHIESLTGKRGAQIRFRIDGECIPFQTVPYHMKRPLISRYKIMAGLDIAEKRLPQDGKIKFRTRTGKVFEVRVATIPTIENNEDVVMRILGGVQARTLEEIGLRPEVLEQFRRILEMPYGLILVVGPTGSGKTTTLHAALHYINRPSKKIWTAEDPVEIVQEGLRQVQVHHKIGLTFARVLRAFLRADPDVIMIGETRDEETAHALIEASLTGHLVFSTLHTNSAPETVTRLLGMGIDPYNFADALLGILAQRLAKRLCPDCKEPFTPTEKEIEELIFEYGNHPLRPLTEEDIRQATLYRPVGCHRCNQTGYRGRVAIHELLTPNDELRELIVKAAPVHEIREAALRNGMFTLKQDGILKVLTGETDLKQVRAVCVR; encoded by the coding sequence ATGAACGAGGATCTGCGTAGTTACATTGAGAACCGTCTCAAAGAGGCGGAACTTTACGCCAAGCAGGGTCTGGTGGACGAGGCCCTAGAAGTCTATCGGGATCTGCGTAACCTGGTCTCCGAGGAAGAAAACGGCCTTAAACAGGAGATTCAGAAAAGGATCTTCGAACTGGAGGCCTTTAAGGGGGTGGTCTCGGAAGAAGAAACCCCGCAAGACTCCTTTGAAGAGAGACTCAAAAAGGCCCTCATCCTCAAAGAAGGAGCCTTTTATCAACAGGCCATAAGGCTCCTTGAGGACCTGGCTCAGGAAAATCCTAACCCGGAAGTCTATCGGCATCTGGCAGAGTGTCTTGCGGCCTTGGGACAACACGAAAAGGCGGCCAATTGTCTAAAACAGGCTCTACGGCACTTCCCCTTGAGCCCTGAAAATCGCCTGGAATTCGTGGAACTTCAGAAAAAACTGGCTGAAGAGCTGGAAAAGGCCTATGAATTCGAGCAGGCCTTGCTGGTCTATCAAAAATTGAAGGAAGAACTCCTGGGAGAAGAAAAGGTTCAGGCAGAAGAAAAGATCGCCTTCCTTCAGGAACTGGTCCAGGGAGCGGCCCAACTCAAATTCCTTTTTAAGGAAAAGATCCTTACCCCCTCCATCGGTAAAGAAGCCCTGGAGATTGCCCGGGAGACCGGAAGCAGTGTAGAAAGCGTCCTTATCGAAAAATTCGGGATTTCCAAGGATCTCATCGGTCAGGCCCTTTCGCGCTTCTACAATTGTCCGTTCTGGGAGTTTAAAGAAGACCTTCTTTTGGGAAAGCCCCAGTGTCTGGAGGGTGTAAAAGAAAGTTTTCTGCGACAACTTCTCGTGGCTCCCCTGGCCAAAGATGACGGGCGTCTGGCCCTGGTAATGGCCAATCCCTTCGATCTAGGGGCCATAGAGCAGGCTAAAAAGATCCTCCAGGTCAAAGAATTTGAGATTATGGTGGCTATCCGGGAAGATATCCTGAAGCTGTTAGATTACTACTACGGAAAGCTCGAATACTTCGAGGCCCCGGAGCTAGAAATTCTTCCTGAAGAAGAACCGGTGGAAGAGGAGGAAGAGCTTCCCGAAGACCAGGAAAGCGTTGTGGTCCAGTTTGCCAACTATGTGCTGGAGGAGGCCTACAACCGGGGGGCCTCGGATATCCATATTGAGAGCCTCACCGGAAAACGTGGGGCCCAGATCCGCTTCCGTATCGACGGGGAATGCATCCCCTTTCAGACTGTACCCTACCACATGAAGCGCCCCTTGATCTCCCGTTACAAGATCATGGCCGGTCTGGATATTGCGGAAAAGCGCCTCCCCCAAGACGGAAAGATCAAGTTTCGCACCCGCACCGGCAAGGTCTTTGAGGTCCGGGTGGCCACCATTCCCACCATCGAAAACAATGAGGATGTAGTCATGCGTATCCTGGGCGGGGTCCAGGCCCGAACCCTGGAAGAGATCGGCCTGCGCCCTGAAGTCCTGGAGCAGTTTCGGCGTATCCTGGAGATGCCCTACGGGCTCATCCTGGTCGTAGGGCCTACCGGCTCCGGTAAAACCACTACTCTGCACGCGGCCCTGCATTACATCAATCGGCCCAGCAAGAAGATCTGGACCGCAGAAGACCCGGTGGAAATTGTCCAGGAGGGCCTGCGTCAGGTTCAGGTCCACCACAAGATCGGCCTGACCTTCGCCCGGGTCTTACGGGCCTTTCTGCGGGCCGACCCGGACGTGATCATGATCGGAGAGACCCGAGACGAAGAGACGGCCCACGCCCTTATCGAAGCCTCCCTTACCGGACACCTGGTCTTTTCCACCCTACACACCAATAGCGCCCCGGAGACCGTAACCCGACTCCTGGGTATGGGTATTGACCCTTACAACTTTGCTGACGCCTTACTGGGCATCCTGGCCCAACGCCTGGCCAAGCGTCTTTGTCCGGACTGCAAAGAGCCCTTTACCCCTACCGAAAAGGAGATTGAAGAGCTCATTTTCGAATACGGGAACCATCCCCTCCGGCCTTTAACCGAAGAGGACATCCGTCAGGCCACTCTCTATCGGCCGGTAGGTTGCCACCGTTGCAACCAGACCGGTTACCGAGGACGGGTGGCCATACACGAACTCCTCACCCCCAATGACGAACTGCGGGAACTTATCGTCAAGGCCGCCCCGGTGCACGAAATTCGGGAGGCGGCCCTGCGCAACGGAATGTTCACCCTGAAACAGGACGGGATCCTTAAGGTCCTTACCGGAGAGACGGACCTCAAGCAGGTCCGGGCCGTCTGCGTACGCTAA